In the Sulfitobacter pacificus genome, one interval contains:
- a CDS encoding pseudoazurin → MFRTVVTGFALAALMGGAAFAETFEVKMLNKGSDGERMVFEPAFVQAAPGDTIKFLASDKGHNAEVNKGMIPEGAEAFKGKINEEFEVTLDVEGVYGVICKPHFAMGMVMTIAVGDVEVPANFFEGRVPKKAKQRFEAQLGNL, encoded by the coding sequence ATGTTTCGCACTGTTGTAACTGGTTTCGCGCTCGCGGCTCTTATGGGCGGCGCAGCTTTTGCCGAAACTTTTGAGGTTAAAATGCTGAACAAAGGCTCTGATGGGGAGCGCATGGTTTTTGAACCGGCTTTCGTTCAGGCCGCGCCGGGCGACACCATCAAGTTTCTGGCCTCCGACAAGGGCCATAATGCCGAGGTAAACAAAGGCATGATTCCTGAGGGTGCCGAGGCTTTCAAAGGCAAGATCAACGAAGAATTCGAGGTCACCTTGGATGTCGAAGGTGTTTATGGCGTCATCTGCAAACCGCATTTCGCCATGGGCATGGTGATGACCATCGCAGTTGGGGACGTCGAAGTTCCTGCGAATTTCTTTGAAGGCCGTGTGCCGAAAAAAGCCAAACAACGTTTCGAGGCCCAATTGGGCAATCTCTAG
- a CDS encoding Crp/Fnr family transcriptional regulator: MNEVSPRKTLPRLDESLLTHLPPFSRLERRDIRMILDQATARRYEKGVAIFEEGAPADHFFMLLDGYVRVVRITPTGDQVTALHIPAGQLLGIASALGRDTYPATAMTATESIVLSWPTRLWATFSTDYESFTTETYKTVGTRLGELNNRIVEMATQHVEQRVANALLRLINQTGRRTSDGIEIDFPITRQDLSELTGTTLHTISRLLSAWEKRGLVQSKRRRITVTDPHSLVLISQA, from the coding sequence ATGAATGAGGTATCACCCCGCAAAACACTGCCGCGGCTTGATGAAAGCCTGCTGACCCATCTGCCGCCGTTCTCCAGACTGGAACGGCGCGACATTCGCATGATCCTCGATCAGGCAACGGCGCGCCGTTATGAGAAGGGTGTTGCGATTTTTGAGGAAGGCGCACCCGCGGATCACTTTTTCATGTTGCTGGATGGGTATGTCCGGGTTGTCCGCATCACCCCGACAGGGGATCAGGTGACCGCACTTCATATTCCTGCAGGGCAGCTTTTGGGTATCGCAAGTGCCCTTGGTCGCGATACCTACCCGGCAACAGCGATGACCGCGACCGAGTCCATTGTCCTTAGCTGGCCGACCCGTCTATGGGCGACGTTTTCCACCGATTACGAGAGTTTCACGACAGAAACCTACAAGACCGTCGGCACCCGTCTGGGCGAGTTGAACAACCGGATCGTCGAAATGGCGACCCAGCATGTTGAACAACGTGTGGCGAACGCGCTGTTGCGCCTGATCAATCAGACCGGGCGGAGGACTTCTGACGGTATCGAGATCGACTTTCCGATCACCCGACAAGACCTGTCAGAGCTGACCGGTACAACGCTGCACACGATCAGCCGTCTGCTCAGCGCCTGGGAAAAGCGCGGATTGGTTCAAAGCAAACGCAGACGTATCACAGTGACCGATCCACATTCATTGGTGTTAATCAGCCAAGCCTAA
- a CDS encoding DUF1858 domain-containing protein — protein MRHPKLDDPDLPLADLMTHWPNTVSVFLRHKMLCVGCLVSPFHTIVDACAEYDLNENDFLAELRAAAGI, from the coding sequence ATGCGACACCCCAAATTGGATGACCCCGATTTGCCGTTGGCGGATCTGATGACCCATTGGCCCAACACGGTATCGGTGTTCTTACGTCACAAAATGCTTTGCGTGGGCTGTTTGGTCAGCCCCTTTCATACAATTGTGGATGCCTGCGCAGAGTATGATCTGAACGAAAATGACTTCTTGGCAGAGCTGAGGGCCGCTGCGGGAATTTGA
- a CDS encoding c-type cytochrome, which produces MAEFLTKSRARNIFYGGSIFFVVVFVAMTVHSHKYVVETSTAGMELSDAVIHGKHIWEENSCINCHSLHGEGAYFAPEVGNVMTRWGVQDSPEDAFEILKGWIESQPSGIEGRRQMPRYELTDEDIRGLAEFLRWADQTDTQGWPPNDAG; this is translated from the coding sequence ATGGCGGAATTTCTGACCAAATCGCGGGCGCGAAACATCTTCTACGGAGGCTCGATCTTTTTTGTCGTGGTCTTTGTGGCGATGACCGTCCATTCACATAAATATGTCGTCGAGACCTCTACTGCGGGGATGGAATTGAGCGATGCGGTCATTCATGGCAAGCATATCTGGGAGGAAAACTCCTGCATCAATTGCCACAGCTTGCATGGTGAAGGTGCCTATTTCGCACCCGAAGTTGGCAATGTGATGACCCGCTGGGGGGTGCAGGACAGCCCCGAGGATGCCTTTGAAATCCTCAAAGGCTGGATCGAATCCCAGCCAAGTGGGATCGAAGGCCGCCGCCAGATGCCCCGTTACGAACTTACCGACGAAGATATTCGCGGATTGGCAGAGTTTCTTCGCTGGGCGGACCAAACCGATACGCAGGGCTGGCCGCCAAACGACGCTGGTTAA
- a CDS encoding cbb3-type cytochrome c oxidase subunit I: MKYQSQKVAYWYFLAAMALFGIQVAGGLLAGWIYVSPNFLSEILPFNVIRMIHTNALIVWLLLGFFGAAYFLIPEESEREIWSPKLAYLQLIILLIGTLGAVGSYLVGIHGGREFLEQPLWVKFGILVAALIFLLNVSMTVLAGKKTAITNVLLLGLWLLSLLWIFAFINPDNLSLDKMYWWFVVHLWVEATWELVMAAILAFLLLKLTGVDREVVEKWLYVIVATALFSGILGTGHHFYWIGLPGYWQWVGSIFSTFEVIPFFLMMSFAFVMVWKGRKNHPNKAALLWSLGSSTVAFFGAGVWGFLHTLHGVNFYSHGTQITAAHGHLSFYGAYVALNLAIFTYAMPMLKQRAPYNQVLNMASFWLMTGGMAFMTFVLTFAGTIQTHMQRVVGDYYMDVQESLSIFYLMRFGAGAAVVIGALLFIYSILVVRKDEIIAPGAATAQPGE; the protein is encoded by the coding sequence ATGAAATATCAATCACAAAAAGTGGCCTACTGGTACTTCCTCGCGGCAATGGCGCTGTTCGGCATTCAGGTGGCCGGCGGTTTGCTTGCCGGCTGGATATATGTTTCGCCCAACTTTCTTTCAGAAATTCTGCCGTTCAATGTGATCCGTATGATCCATACAAATGCGCTGATCGTCTGGCTGTTGCTGGGTTTCTTCGGCGCCGCCTATTTTCTGATCCCCGAAGAATCCGAACGCGAGATCTGGTCACCAAAACTGGCCTACCTACAGCTGATCATCCTCTTGATCGGCACGCTGGGGGCTGTTGGATCCTACCTTGTTGGCATTCACGGCGGGCGCGAATTTCTGGAGCAACCACTTTGGGTCAAATTCGGCATCCTGGTTGCCGCACTCATCTTCTTGCTGAACGTGTCGATGACCGTATTGGCAGGTAAGAAAACCGCGATTACCAATGTGCTTTTGCTGGGCCTGTGGCTGCTTTCCCTGCTGTGGATCTTTGCCTTCATCAACCCCGATAACCTGTCCCTTGATAAAATGTACTGGTGGTTTGTCGTCCACCTGTGGGTAGAGGCGACATGGGAATTGGTGATGGCCGCGATCCTTGCCTTCCTGTTGCTCAAGCTTACCGGCGTTGACCGCGAAGTGGTGGAAAAATGGCTTTATGTCATCGTCGCCACCGCGCTTTTCAGCGGCATCCTTGGCACCGGTCACCATTTCTACTGGATCGGCCTGCCCGGATATTGGCAGTGGGTTGGTTCTATCTTCTCGACATTCGAGGTGATCCCCTTCTTCCTGATGATGAGTTTTGCCTTCGTCATGGTCTGGAAAGGCCGCAAGAACCACCCCAACAAGGCGGCGCTTCTATGGTCGCTTGGGTCCAGCACTGTCGCCTTTTTCGGCGCCGGCGTCTGGGGGTTTCTGCACACCTTGCATGGGGTGAACTTTTACAGCCACGGCACACAGATCACCGCGGCACATGGCCACCTTTCCTTCTATGGTGCCTATGTGGCGTTGAATCTGGCCATCTTCACCTATGCAATGCCGATGCTGAAGCAACGTGCGCCGTATAATCAGGTGCTGAACATGGCCTCCTTTTGGCTGATGACTGGCGGCATGGCCTTTATGACCTTCGTGCTGACCTTTGCCGGCACCATCCAGACCCATATGCAACGGGTCGTCGGTGACTATTACATGGACGTTCAGGAAAGCCTGTCGATCTTCTACCTGATGCGCTTTGGCGCGGGGGCAGCGGTGGTGATTGGTGCGCTGTTGTTCATCTATTCCATATTGGTGGTCCGTAAGGACGAGATCATTGCGCCCGGCGCGGCCACCGCACAGCCCGGAGAATAG
- a CDS encoding CbbQ/NirQ/NorQ/GpvN family protein, which yields MNMQNTPALPFYHPTGRECDLFETAYNNGLPLLLKGPTGCGKTRFVEHMAARLDKPLYTVACHDDLSAADLIGRYLLKGGETVWVDGPLTRAVREGGICYLDEVVEARKDVTVVLHPLTDTRRTLMIDRTGEELVAPKEFMLVASYNPGYQNVLKRLKPSTRQRFLSISFDFPDAETEIAVVARESRLEPGRVAPLVRLAGHIRKLSGMDLEEGVSTRLLIYAATLMTGGMGVDQALEAAIIEPLSDEADVQQSLRDLVSTIYG from the coding sequence ATGAACATGCAAAACACGCCTGCCCTGCCGTTTTACCATCCAACAGGGCGCGAATGTGATCTGTTCGAAACGGCTTATAACAATGGTTTGCCCCTTCTTCTGAAGGGGCCGACCGGCTGCGGCAAAACCCGGTTTGTCGAACATATGGCGGCCCGGCTGGACAAACCTCTTTATACCGTAGCCTGTCATGACGATCTGTCTGCCGCGGATCTGATCGGGCGCTATCTGCTTAAAGGGGGCGAGACCGTCTGGGTCGATGGCCCGCTGACCCGCGCTGTGCGTGAAGGCGGCATCTGCTATCTTGATGAGGTGGTGGAGGCGCGCAAGGATGTGACCGTTGTCCTGCACCCCCTTACCGACACAAGACGCACATTGATGATTGACCGCACCGGCGAAGAGCTGGTCGCACCCAAGGAATTCATGCTGGTCGCCAGTTATAACCCCGGCTATCAGAACGTGCTGAAACGTCTGAAGCCCTCAACGCGGCAGCGGTTCCTGTCGATCTCATTCGATTTTCCCGATGCCGAAACAGAGATTGCCGTGGTAGCAAGGGAAAGCCGCCTTGAACCGGGGCGGGTTGCGCCCCTTGTCCGGCTGGCGGGCCATATTCGCAAACTTTCCGGCATGGACCTGGAGGAAGGCGTCTCCACCCGCCTTTTGATCTATGCCGCAACATTGATGACCGGCGGCATGGGCGTCGATCAAGCCCTTGAGGCCGCGATTATCGAGCCGCTCAGTGATGAGGCCGATGTGCAGCAATCGCTGCGCGACCTTGTCAGCACAATCTACGGGTAA
- a CDS encoding nitric oxide reductase activation protein NorD, whose amino-acid sequence MKLLDLMEPEETVGNIWHEMASDIGAGVTFPEAGVSLASLRPSLSVLFRALGGAAGVELGEVAETLVAHRQVLKRKLGAAADREWVTRFDGEKLMLPPVIDVFPKAELNRAAYFWLTALAAHSAVADLDLPHAGPAGDCAYIRANAAACDAAYQSCPGLRDSYLAMAAYCARIRPNLRRTPQEAVLEQAIRDQLGGSPAEFPLNMVPAKGYLPCAPVPIWIRFESPGQGGIATEEDAAEGAPPPPTATQSNRKLGDRKDQDQHNRKDSFIIHRFESILSWVESMNINRSVDDDDEENAQKAADDQDRITLSKQDRKVATRLRLHLDLSPADADHEALAGTHTYPEWNHRSASYMADHCRVLDAPAQPEGSSFTPNDRYVREVRRQFEALRPRRILQPRQIDGQEFDLDALLSARADMVATGRGSDRIWQAARQTDRDVSVAFLIDTSRSTEAAIGDTSVIDVARDTMAALAVGIDAAGDRLGIWGFSSLRRDRVFLTRCKDFDTPMSPSVTANIGALKPGHYTRLGAAIRHVSAQLTKEPSTRKLLIVLTDGKPNDLDHYEGQHGIEDSHKAVREARNAGQSLHGIIIDEDGQDWFARIFGRGGFTLLPHPERLLRALPEIYRTLTQET is encoded by the coding sequence ATGAAACTGCTTGACCTGATGGAGCCGGAAGAGACCGTTGGCAACATCTGGCACGAAATGGCCAGCGACATCGGTGCTGGTGTCACCTTTCCCGAGGCAGGTGTTTCGCTTGCCTCACTCAGGCCCAGCCTTTCGGTACTGTTCCGGGCGCTTGGCGGTGCGGCCGGAGTCGAGCTGGGCGAGGTGGCCGAAACGCTGGTTGCGCACCGGCAGGTTCTTAAACGCAAGCTGGGCGCGGCCGCGGACCGCGAATGGGTAACGCGTTTTGACGGTGAAAAGCTGATGCTGCCCCCGGTGATTGATGTCTTTCCCAAGGCAGAGCTGAACCGTGCGGCCTATTTCTGGTTGACGGCTTTGGCCGCACATAGCGCCGTGGCAGACCTTGATCTGCCGCACGCGGGGCCTGCAGGCGATTGTGCATATATCCGCGCAAACGCAGCGGCCTGTGATGCCGCGTATCAATCCTGCCCCGGCCTGCGCGACAGCTATCTGGCCATGGCGGCCTATTGCGCGCGCATCAGACCAAACCTGCGCCGCACCCCTCAGGAGGCTGTGTTAGAACAGGCCATCCGTGATCAGCTTGGCGGCAGCCCAGCAGAGTTTCCACTGAACATGGTGCCTGCAAAAGGCTATCTGCCCTGCGCACCAGTGCCGATCTGGATTCGATTTGAATCCCCCGGTCAAGGCGGCATCGCGACAGAAGAAGACGCCGCAGAGGGCGCACCGCCACCGCCAACCGCAACCCAAAGCAATCGCAAACTGGGGGACCGCAAGGATCAGGATCAGCACAACCGCAAAGACAGTTTTATCATTCACCGGTTTGAATCGATCCTGTCTTGGGTGGAATCGATGAACATAAATCGCAGCGTTGATGATGACGATGAGGAGAACGCACAGAAGGCCGCCGACGATCAGGACCGGATCACCCTGTCTAAGCAGGATCGCAAGGTCGCTACCCGCCTGCGGCTGCACCTCGACCTCTCACCGGCGGATGCCGATCACGAAGCGCTGGCTGGCACCCATACCTATCCTGAATGGAACCACCGCAGCGCCAGCTATATGGCAGATCACTGTCGGGTGCTTGACGCCCCTGCCCAGCCAGAAGGATCAAGCTTCACCCCGAATGACAGATACGTCCGCGAGGTGCGTCGCCAGTTCGAAGCGCTGCGCCCGCGACGCATCCTGCAACCGCGCCAGATTGACGGGCAGGAATTTGATCTGGATGCGCTGCTAAGCGCGCGCGCTGACATGGTTGCAACCGGGCGCGGGTCCGACCGTATCTGGCAAGCTGCCCGACAGACGGATCGCGATGTCTCTGTTGCCTTCCTGATCGACACCTCCCGTTCAACCGAGGCCGCTATTGGCGATACATCGGTCATCGATGTGGCGCGCGATACCATGGCAGCCCTCGCAGTCGGGATTGATGCCGCCGGTGACAGGCTGGGCATCTGGGGTTTCTCGTCACTCCGGCGGGATCGGGTTTTTCTGACTCGCTGCAAGGACTTTGACACGCCGATGTCCCCTTCTGTGACCGCCAATATCGGCGCGCTGAAACCGGGGCATTATACCCGACTGGGGGCCGCCATTCGCCATGTCAGTGCGCAATTGACAAAGGAGCCGTCGACCCGCAAGCTTTTGATTGTGCTGACGGATGGCAAGCCTAATGATCTGGACCACTATGAGGGTCAGCATGGTATCGAAGACAGCCACAAGGCCGTGCGCGAAGCCCGCAACGCCGGACAAAGCCTGCATGGCATTATCATCGACGAAGACGGGCAGGATTGGTTTGCCCGTATCTTTGGCCGCGGCGGGTTTACATTACTGCCTCACCCGGAACGCCTGCTACGGGCTTTGCCGGAAATCTATCGCACTCTGACACAGGAGACCTGA
- a CDS encoding protein NnrT: protein MRIIASIMTVILATPTFASTYERPIPQAQSATAEFWYAMACIALVAAMIAVQQLVARR, encoded by the coding sequence ATGCGTATCATTGCATCCATCATGACCGTCATCTTGGCCACACCCACATTTGCCAGCACCTATGAGCGGCCGATCCCGCAGGCACAATCCGCAACGGCAGAGTTTTGGTACGCAATGGCCTGCATTGCCTTGGTTGCGGCAATGATTGCCGTTCAACAACTGGTTGCCCGACGATGA
- a CDS encoding NnrT protein has product MKPAGWSTGRIALALYPFGAGAAAVNVFFASLIFSWIGGPVASSAWSIGLGCLIGLPATWYFARHIRHLMDVADRKPQT; this is encoded by the coding sequence ATGAAACCCGCCGGATGGTCGACTGGCCGTATCGCGCTCGCGCTTTATCCTTTCGGCGCTGGGGCTGCGGCAGTGAACGTTTTCTTTGCGTCACTGATTTTCAGCTGGATCGGCGGCCCTGTGGCCTCGTCCGCATGGTCCATCGGCCTTGGGTGTCTGATCGGACTGCCTGCCACATGGTATTTCGCACGCCATATCCGGCATTTGATGGATGTGGCTGACAGAAAGCCACAGACATGA
- a CDS encoding DUF6522 family protein codes for MKIEMNAGQPIVDARDLAPLLGLDPTEVQSKMRTKEITTRFETGEGEDAGRVRLTFFYKTQKVRLTCSEDGTVLKTLRTDTGGR; via the coding sequence ATGAAGATAGAGATGAACGCCGGCCAGCCTATCGTTGACGCACGCGACCTTGCCCCGTTGCTGGGATTGGATCCGACCGAGGTTCAGTCAAAAATGCGGACCAAGGAAATCACAACCCGCTTTGAAACCGGAGAAGGCGAAGATGCGGGCCGCGTGCGTCTGACCTTCTTTTACAAGACCCAGAAGGTGCGTCTCACCTGTTCTGAGGATGGAACGGTCCTTAAGACCCTGCGCACAGATACCGGAGGCCGCTAG
- a CDS encoding NnrS family protein, translating into MAQTSAQQMRAWRGPALFSYGFRPFFLFGAIWLVLAMLIWLAALGGVVDLPTRFDPVSWHAHEFLFGYLGAVLAGFLLTAVPNWTGRLPIVGWPLAGLFALWFIGRVAVFFAAHLPVLVTPVVDLAFPLVLGGVILREIVVGKNWNNLIVLGMLAVFALANGLFHGEALQGEYAAKGIGLRLGLATAVMMISVIGGRIIPSFTRNWLARIENPARPSPPMQRFDKVVLLSSLLILVLWVLKPFALQTGIALILFSLLHLVRLVRWQGHHTLSEPLVWVLHASYAFIPIGAFALGLDQLAGNPGSAGAQHLWMAGAIAAMTLAVMTRATLGHTGQPLLADRATVVIYLCVFGSAFARLWASVWPHMSYLSGILWLVAFAGFAVTYGPLLLYRKPGKSVDPKG; encoded by the coding sequence GTGGCACAGACATCCGCACAGCAGATGCGCGCATGGCGGGGCCCTGCCCTGTTCAGCTATGGGTTTCGCCCCTTCTTTCTGTTTGGGGCGATCTGGCTGGTGTTGGCGATGTTGATCTGGCTGGCGGCCTTGGGCGGTGTGGTTGACCTGCCAACCCGTTTTGATCCTGTCTCTTGGCATGCCCATGAGTTTCTGTTTGGCTATCTCGGGGCGGTTCTGGCAGGTTTTCTGCTGACCGCCGTGCCGAACTGGACTGGGCGATTGCCAATTGTCGGATGGCCTTTGGCGGGGCTGTTTGCGCTCTGGTTCATTGGGCGGGTTGCCGTGTTTTTCGCTGCTCATCTGCCCGTGCTGGTTACGCCGGTTGTTGACCTGGCTTTCCCGCTGGTACTGGGTGGCGTGATCCTGCGAGAGATCGTGGTAGGCAAGAACTGGAACAATCTGATCGTACTGGGGATGCTGGCGGTCTTTGCCTTGGCCAATGGACTATTTCACGGGGAAGCCCTGCAAGGCGAATATGCCGCGAAAGGCATCGGTCTGAGGCTTGGCCTTGCAACGGCTGTGATGATGATTTCGGTGATCGGCGGGCGGATCATTCCGTCTTTCACCCGCAACTGGCTTGCACGCATCGAAAACCCGGCCCGCCCCTCACCACCGATGCAGCGCTTTGACAAGGTGGTTCTCCTGTCGAGCCTGCTAATACTGGTCCTTTGGGTCCTCAAACCCTTCGCATTGCAAACCGGAATCGCCCTTATCCTCTTCAGCCTCTTGCATCTGGTACGGCTGGTGCGCTGGCAGGGCCATCACACGTTGAGCGAGCCGCTGGTCTGGGTATTGCATGCCTCTTATGCCTTTATCCCCATCGGTGCCTTTGCATTGGGGCTTGATCAGTTGGCCGGCAATCCGGGGTCAGCTGGCGCACAGCACCTGTGGATGGCCGGGGCCATCGCTGCCATGACTTTGGCTGTCATGACCCGCGCCACACTTGGGCACACCGGGCAGCCGCTTTTGGCAGACCGCGCAACTGTGGTGATTTACCTTTGTGTATTTGGGTCCGCCTTTGCCCGTTTATGGGCGTCTGTATGGCCTCATATGAGTTACCTCTCCGGCATCCTCTGGCTTGTTGCCTTTGCCGGGTTTGCAGTGACCTATGGCCCTTTATTGCTGTATCGAAAACCTGGAAAATCCGTCGATCCAAAGGGGTAG
- a CDS encoding DUF1403 family protein, whose product MTYQPATVSDDVNTLPKLPGWVTSGRAETLETVAFRSGAALTVLNQLVSDPSQGVPLKLLANQLALRAATATSKLEGRLAREADIRDAYHLAPPGEARGPDGDILAFWRDAARLKLTGRDWHDGVQSLVGAAFADDVLRVIGVGADCAKSHGPLAGCIAVMRAVLEMDDRAEQIACLLSDIVLARALNWMSLLPVTAQDLTKKMLRDLIEEGQGADLKVQARLLMSIEDTIRLARDLAARATLLQAAAPKLRAKGSDAAVALFLTEDAIGPSMMLSPTIQGSTIPMTDRAARRFCDRLVELGVARELTGRATFRLYGIVR is encoded by the coding sequence ATGACCTATCAGCCCGCAACTGTCTCTGACGACGTGAACACTCTACCCAAGCTGCCGGGCTGGGTCACCTCTGGACGTGCCGAAACCCTTGAAACTGTGGCATTTCGGTCTGGAGCAGCGCTCACGGTATTAAATCAACTGGTCAGCGATCCGTCCCAAGGCGTGCCTCTTAAACTGCTGGCCAACCAGCTTGCACTACGAGCGGCCACGGCGACGTCTAAACTCGAAGGCCGTCTTGCCCGAGAGGCTGATATCCGCGACGCTTACCACTTGGCACCGCCCGGAGAGGCACGCGGCCCCGATGGTGATATCTTGGCGTTTTGGCGAGATGCGGCGCGTCTCAAATTGACGGGGCGGGACTGGCACGACGGTGTGCAAAGCTTGGTTGGCGCGGCGTTTGCCGATGACGTCTTGAGGGTGATAGGGGTTGGTGCCGATTGCGCAAAATCCCATGGACCGTTGGCGGGATGTATTGCCGTGATGCGCGCGGTTCTGGAAATGGATGATCGGGCGGAGCAGATCGCCTGTCTGCTCTCGGATATTGTCCTTGCGCGGGCATTGAACTGGATGTCACTGCTGCCTGTCACGGCACAAGACCTTACGAAAAAGATGTTGCGCGACCTGATTGAAGAAGGGCAGGGGGCGGATCTGAAAGTTCAGGCGCGCCTGTTGATGTCTATCGAAGATACGATCCGCTTGGCGCGCGATCTGGCAGCGCGGGCGACTTTGCTGCAGGCCGCGGCTCCGAAGCTGCGCGCCAAAGGATCTGATGCGGCCGTCGCGTTGTTCCTTACTGAAGATGCGATTGGGCCTTCAATGATGCTGTCACCAACAATCCAGGGCAGCACCATTCCGATGACCGATCGCGCTGCGCGCCGGTTTTGTGATCGGCTCGTCGAACTGGGCGTCGCGCGTGAGCTCACTGGACGGGCTACGTTCCGGCTGTATGGGATTGTGCGATGA
- the scpB gene encoding SMC-Scp complex subunit ScpB: MGRIEAVLFASGTPVGHDDLARVVGQGASVEMLIEDIKTELIGRPYELAQVAGGWMFRTKTQFADVIKAAADLGDQSMAFTEMEMGVLCAIAYHQPIDRAGLKDIFGKDVSRDLLARLRFKELIASGPRAPRAGAPHTFVTTETFLVTFDLETLRDLPELDLAVADNGEQ; encoded by the coding sequence ATGGGGCGGATCGAGGCGGTTCTGTTTGCCAGTGGCACGCCGGTTGGCCATGACGACTTGGCACGCGTGGTGGGGCAGGGGGCCTCGGTTGAGATGCTGATTGAGGATATTAAGACGGAGTTGATTGGTCGGCCTTATGAACTGGCGCAGGTTGCTGGAGGATGGATGTTCCGGACCAAGACGCAGTTTGCAGATGTGATCAAGGCGGCGGCAGACCTTGGCGACCAGTCGATGGCCTTCACTGAGATGGAGATGGGCGTGCTCTGCGCGATCGCCTATCATCAGCCGATTGATCGGGCAGGGCTGAAGGACATCTTTGGCAAAGACGTGAGCCGCGATCTGCTCGCGCGGCTCCGCTTCAAGGAGCTGATTGCCAGTGGACCAAGGGCTCCACGCGCGGGCGCGCCACATACATTTGTCACGACTGAGACGTTTCTGGTGACGTTCGATTTGGAGACACTGCGGGACTTACCAGAGTTGGATTTGGCTGTTGCAGACAATGGTGAGCAGTAA
- a CDS encoding AAA family ATPase: MARGELMKKLLASYGQEDAFRAVAEQIIGEEEKKKNNVLARTLRKTLENLGHSVPAKGLAPLIPFPDEASEFIQRIEPNRTAQDILMSTENVRLFTGLLREFRKSDQIKQHGLPVRSKLLFCGPPGCGKTLCAEVFAHELGLPLFVVQLDRLMSSYLGETATNIRKIFEFARRQPCVLFLDEFDAIARSRDDGGEHSELRRVVNSLLLFIDQIQPSGFLLAATNLDQSLDPAVWRRFDEVVWFDAPDERMTRKFLTNAFKNVKADFVPAEQASTVKGYSYAELDKICTQSIKLSILGRAKTVSLRHFNIAVDDAKRRAKRTERLGT, translated from the coding sequence GTGGCACGCGGCGAACTCATGAAAAAACTTCTGGCCAGTTATGGCCAAGAGGATGCGTTTCGTGCAGTCGCCGAACAGATCATCGGTGAGGAAGAAAAGAAGAAAAACAACGTCCTGGCACGGACCTTGAGAAAGACGCTCGAGAATCTTGGGCACAGCGTTCCGGCCAAAGGGCTTGCCCCTCTCATCCCCTTTCCCGATGAAGCCAGTGAGTTTATTCAGCGCATTGAGCCAAACCGGACTGCGCAAGACATCTTAATGTCGACAGAGAACGTACGGCTTTTTACTGGGCTTTTGCGTGAATTCCGGAAATCCGACCAGATCAAACAGCATGGTTTACCTGTGCGCTCAAAGCTTCTGTTTTGTGGACCGCCTGGCTGCGGCAAGACACTTTGTGCTGAGGTCTTCGCACATGAGCTGGGGTTACCTCTCTTTGTTGTGCAACTTGATCGTCTGATGTCATCCTATCTTGGCGAGACTGCCACAAACATTCGCAAGATTTTTGAGTTTGCCCGCCGTCAACCCTGCGTCCTGTTTCTCGACGAATTTGATGCGATTGCGCGGTCACGCGACGACGGTGGGGAACACAGCGAGTTGCGCCGCGTTGTGAATAGTCTTCTTCTCTTCATTGATCAGATACAACCAAGCGGTTTCTTGTTGGCTGCGACCAACCTTGATCAATCTCTCGACCCGGCTGTCTGGCGTCGGTTTGATGAGGTCGTTTGGTTTGACGCACCTGATGAGAGAATGACAAGGAAGTTTCTGACCAACGCTTTCAAAAACGTCAAAGCTGACTTCGTTCCGGCAGAACAGGCCTCTACGGTCAAAGGCTATTCCTACGCTGAACTCGATAAGATTTGCACCCAATCCATTAAGCTCTCAATTTTGGGACGCGCTAAGACTGTGTCTCTTCGTCATTTCAACATTGCCGTTGATGATGCCAAACGTCGCGCAAAGCGTACTGAACGGCTCGGCACCTAA